The Prosthecobacter fusiformis sequence CTTATTTAAAATCTGGCTCCTCGCTGCCTTCGGGCAGCGGATCGGCTGGGGGAGGCAAGTTGTCGATGGCATTGAGGATGCGCACGCCTTTTTCCACAGACTTGTCCAGGCGGAAGAAGATCTGGGGGGAGTTCTTCATGATGACGCGCTTGTGCACCTCACGCTGAATGGCTCCGCGCTGTTTGTTGAGCTTTTCAATGATGGCCTCATCATCGCTGTCCCCGGTGCTGATGATGCCGACGTAGGCGAAGCATTGCTTCAAGTCCGGCGTGGCGCGCACTTCGTGCACGGTGAGGATGGCATTATCCATTCGATAATGCCGCTCCAGCACCATGCTGAGCTCTCTTTTGACCAGTTCGCTAACGCGTAGGACTCGTTGGGACATTTGGATAAACCTTAGAGTACCTGGGCGAATTTCTCTAGCTCGTAACACTCGATGACGTCGCCTTCTTCGTAATCGCTGAAGCCGCTGAGTTTGATACCGCACTCGAGACCGTTGCGGACCTCGGGCACTTCATCGTGGAACCGGCGAAGGGTTTCAAAACCACCGTCATAGACGGCCTGGCCGTTACGCAGCACGCGGGCGCGCTGCTTGCGGTCGATACGGCCATCGGTGACGAGGGAGCCGCCGACGTAGCCGCGGTTGACCTTGAAGACCTGTTTGACCTTGGCATGACCGAGGACCTTCTCGCGAGTGAGCGGGTCGAGCATTCCAGTCAGGGAATCCTTCACCTGGTCGATCAATTCGTAGATGATGGAGTAAAGCTTGATCTGGACACCTTCACGCTTGGCGACGCTGAGGGCTTTGTTTTCCACCTTGGTATTGAAGCCGATGATGACGGCATCTGAACCGGAGGCGAGAAGCACGTCGGATTCCGTGATCGGGCCGACGTCGGAGTGGAGGATCTTCTGGTTGATCTTGTCGCTGGTGATCTCTCCCAGGCACTTGACGATGGCTTCCACAGAGCCCTGCACATCCGTCTTGAGGACGATTTTGAGGGTCTTCTTGTTGCCTTCGTCAATGCTGTTGAAGAGGGATTCCAGGGTGGAGCGACGGGTGACGGTGAGCTTCTTCTGGCGCATCTCTTCGAGGCGCTCGACGCTGAGTTTCTTCACCGAACGCTCACTGTCCATGACGACGACTTCATCACCCACGTGAGGCATGTCGCTGAAACCGACGAGTTCCACGGGCATGCCGGGACGCACTTCCTTGATGGGTGCGCCACGGTCATTGATGAGGGCGCGGGACTTGCCCCAATGCGGGCCGCAGATGAAGGGCTGGCCGACTTTGAGGGTGCCCTGGCGGACGATGACAGTAGCCACGGGGCCTTTGCCTTCGACCATGGAGGACTCGATGACGGTGGCACGTGCGGGAGCTTTTGGGTCAGCCTTGAGTTCGAGAACTTCAGCCTGAAGGGCCATGGTCTCAAGGAGGCTTTCAATGCCAAGACCGGACTTGGCGGAGACCTCCATCACTTCTGTATCGCCACCCCAGTCAACGGGTGCGAGGCCAATGTCCTGAAGCTGGCCTTTGACGCGCATGACGTCTGCGGAAG is a genomic window containing:
- the rbfA gene encoding 30S ribosome-binding factor RbfA, with the protein product MSQRVLRVSELVKRELSMVLERHYRMDNAILTVHEVRATPDLKQCFAYVGIISTGDSDDEAIIEKLNKQRGAIQREVHKRVIMKNSPQIFFRLDKSVEKGVRILNAIDNLPPPADPLPEGSEEPDFK
- the infB gene encoding translation initiation factor IF-2 — protein: MPSRSSSSKPAKANPDSTADERAAAESTPPKKVAAKKVLSLIEEDEKPKTRAPRREATPLPALGAKPAPKPLPKAPEAPKKTLDDHKREALNLFEDDDKPKVRRRPPEQPTSLPPISMIREPGPIQQMPPPPSLPAVVVPKVAVPEPAAVIPEVEINEAGERVIHLKPPIIVKELAEKMGLRPFKIIADLIALKVFVANADKAIDIEVAEKVCEKHGFHLEREKREKGAGVHKVEEVIVEPTAQVVEEIEEEKLELRAPIITFMGHVDHGKTSLLDAIRKTQVTHGEAGGITQHIGAYSVFHDGKPITFIDTPGHAAFSGMRARGAHVTDIVVLIIAADDGIMPQTREALNHAKAADVTIMVAINKCDLPSADVMRVKGQLQDIGLAPVDWGGDTEVMEVSAKSGLGIESLLETMALQAEVLELKADPKAPARATVIESSMVEGKGPVATVIVRQGTLKVGQPFICGPHWGKSRALINDRGAPIKEVRPGMPVELVGFSDMPHVGDEVVVMDSERSVKKLSVERLEEMRQKKLTVTRRSTLESLFNSIDEGNKKTLKIVLKTDVQGSVEAIVKCLGEITSDKINQKILHSDVGPITESDVLLASGSDAVIIGFNTKVENKALSVAKREGVQIKLYSIIYELIDQVKDSLTGMLDPLTREKVLGHAKVKQVFKVNRGYVGGSLVTDGRIDRKQRARVLRNGQAVYDGGFETLRRFHDEVPEVRNGLECGIKLSGFSDYEEGDVIECYELEKFAQVL